Proteins encoded in a region of the Bradyrhizobium sp. CB3481 genome:
- a CDS encoding LacI family DNA-binding transcriptional regulator — protein MDKKSIGDPKGRSQPRVKIEDVAREANVSPATVSRVLNHPEIVRPELRDKVMRYIANLSYTPDSAARALKSGRMRTIGAIVPTLGLGIFAEGVEALQNRLSESGYTLFIANSQYDQRRELQEMQSLIERGIDGIVLVGGSHGRELRTLVEQTGVPVITTYVSKAGGGIPAIGIDNERATREMTEFLLSLGHVRFGAIANIPPSNDRSRARLDGIQRALAEAGIRLQPTQVIRADYSLAQGRSALRQLLTDNPDTTAVICTTDTLAIGAMSEARKMGFSVPQALSITGFDDVELSAQVDPPLTTISVPAAEIGRGAADYLINAIAGRPVPKSVLLPYRLVMRSSTAPPRTAGRLPRRPR, from the coding sequence ATGGACAAGAAATCGATCGGCGATCCCAAAGGCCGGTCGCAGCCCAGGGTGAAGATCGAAGATGTCGCAAGAGAGGCGAACGTGTCGCCGGCGACGGTGTCGCGGGTTCTAAATCATCCAGAAATTGTCAGGCCCGAACTGCGCGACAAAGTGATGCGCTACATCGCCAATCTCTCCTATACGCCGGACAGCGCGGCCCGGGCACTAAAATCGGGACGCATGCGGACGATCGGCGCGATTGTTCCGACGCTAGGCCTTGGAATCTTTGCTGAAGGCGTGGAGGCCCTGCAGAACCGCCTAAGCGAAAGCGGCTACACATTATTCATCGCCAATTCGCAGTATGATCAGCGCCGCGAGTTGCAGGAGATGCAGAGCCTCATCGAGCGTGGCATCGATGGCATTGTGCTGGTGGGGGGCTCGCATGGTCGAGAATTGAGAACTCTGGTAGAGCAAACTGGTGTCCCCGTCATTACGACTTACGTTTCTAAGGCGGGCGGCGGCATTCCCGCCATTGGCATCGACAACGAACGTGCCACTCGCGAAATGACTGAATTTCTTCTCAGCCTCGGACACGTTCGTTTCGGCGCAATTGCCAACATTCCGCCGTCGAATGATCGTTCGCGCGCGCGACTCGATGGCATTCAGCGGGCTCTCGCTGAAGCCGGTATCCGGCTGCAGCCAACGCAAGTCATCAGGGCCGACTACTCGCTCGCGCAAGGACGAAGCGCCCTCCGCCAACTGCTCACTGACAATCCCGACACGACCGCCGTGATCTGCACGACCGACACGCTGGCCATCGGCGCGATGTCGGAAGCCCGCAAGATGGGTTTCAGCGTGCCACAGGCGCTTTCAATTACCGGCTTTGACGACGTAGAATTGTCCGCACAGGTGGATCCGCCGCTTACGACAATTAGTGTTCCCGCCGCTGAAATTGGCCGGGGCGCAGCCGACTATCTCATCAATGCGATCGCAGGCAGGCCCGTCCCCAAGAGCGTCCTGTTGCCCTACCGGTTGGTGATGCGGTCGTCCACCGCGCCACCACGGACAGCCGGCCGCCTGCCGAGGCGACCACGATGA
- a CDS encoding enoyl-CoA hydratase-related protein, producing MQGATLEPPKPDLILCSSPLPHVVLLALNRASKRNALSNDLIAELAVSFRKTALDDDVRCVVLTGSGAFFSAGANIKEMQQRGFEAIDNSARRSGWRDIANFPKPLIAAVEGICFGGGHELALLADIVIAGEGATFGQPEINVGMLPGDGATPRLTRVAGKSLAMLMILTGEPISARAALQAGVVAEVTAGGKAQSRALEIAEVIAHKPPRSTELAKAAVLAAYQTTLDVGLEFERQAIRHAFTTADQQEGMNALLRSGRLAIEGPRTHKIIRALRRQKRSIYRGPIHGF from the coding sequence TTGCAAGGTGCCACCCTTGAACCCCCCAAGCCTGACCTCATTCTTTGCTCGTCTCCTCTGCCGCATGTGGTGCTCTTGGCTTTGAATAGGGCATCCAAACGAAACGCGCTGAGCAATGATTTGATCGCGGAGCTCGCGGTCTCCTTTCGCAAGACCGCGCTGGATGATGACGTCCGTTGCGTCGTTCTTACTGGGAGCGGTGCATTCTTTTCCGCCGGCGCCAATATCAAGGAAATGCAGCAACGGGGGTTCGAAGCGATCGACAATTCCGCGCGACGTTCTGGCTGGCGGGATATCGCCAATTTCCCCAAGCCACTCATAGCCGCGGTTGAGGGGATTTGCTTTGGGGGTGGTCACGAGCTCGCGCTGCTGGCCGATATCGTGATCGCCGGTGAAGGCGCCACCTTCGGGCAGCCGGAGATCAATGTTGGGATGTTGCCAGGGGATGGAGCAACCCCGCGATTGACCCGCGTGGCTGGCAAATCACTTGCGATGCTCATGATCCTGACTGGAGAACCCATCTCCGCGCGCGCAGCCCTTCAGGCTGGGGTTGTTGCCGAGGTCACGGCGGGCGGCAAGGCGCAGAGCCGCGCCCTCGAAATTGCCGAAGTTATCGCGCACAAGCCGCCGCGTTCTACGGAACTGGCTAAAGCAGCTGTACTCGCCGCCTACCAAACTACGCTTGATGTCGGTCTAGAGTTTGAACGACAAGCCATCCGGCACGCATTCACCACGGCCGATCAGCAAGAGGGAATGAACGCCCTTTTGAGAAGCGGTCGCCTAGCTATCGAGGGACCTAGAACACACAAGATCATCAGAGCTCTGCGCCGGCAAAAGCGTTCAATCTATCGCGGCCCGATACATGGCTTTTAA
- a CDS encoding HAD hydrolase-like protein, which translates to MMKPTLVFDWNGTLLDDAEAMLKTINAVLGRFGRADIDMPTFRERCELPLSALYRSVGMSESEAAIVNSDGSAIFHDIYEPLASKADLRKGARSILEAARQQAVSTIVLSSYIVDPLRSQIRRLGIDDCVNEVLAFESRATQFKSTSKGERLRLYMQANNLTPESTFIIGDMPVETDIARDLGLISISITGGFVSESRLQAAQPDYIIHDHHQLPPIFQTHGFFRNA; encoded by the coding sequence ATGATGAAACCGACTCTAGTATTCGACTGGAACGGCACGCTGCTCGACGATGCTGAGGCGATGCTGAAAACGATCAATGCCGTTCTAGGCCGCTTCGGCCGCGCTGATATCGATATGCCAACTTTTCGGGAACGGTGCGAGCTCCCGCTTTCTGCCCTTTACCGCAGCGTCGGAATGTCGGAAAGTGAAGCCGCAATCGTGAATAGCGACGGCAGCGCTATTTTTCACGATATCTACGAACCCTTGGCAAGCAAGGCCGATCTGCGAAAAGGAGCGCGCAGCATTTTGGAAGCGGCACGTCAACAGGCGGTCTCAACGATCGTTCTCAGCAGCTATATAGTCGACCCTCTTCGCTCCCAAATCCGCAGGCTTGGAATCGACGATTGCGTCAACGAGGTTCTAGCCTTCGAAAGCCGCGCCACTCAATTCAAAAGCACGAGCAAAGGCGAACGGCTTCGCCTGTATATGCAAGCCAACAATCTCACGCCCGAGTCAACCTTCATCATCGGGGATATGCCGGTTGAAACGGATATTGCGCGCGACCTTGGCCTTATCAGCATATCCATTACCGGCGGATTTGTTTCCGAGTCGCGTTTGCAGGCTGCGCAGCCCGATTACATCATTCATGACCATCATCAGCTGCCACCGATTTTTCAAACGCACGGCTTTTTTCGGAATGCGTGA
- a CDS encoding HEPN domain-containing protein, translating to MAAPKIAIVSTPKGKSIQQSENFLAAKHNQLSCLESVEDLVLDETKLSEGDRQAIEHHILNIRAATARALWSKEIYVGPSLLDEFVFSTAKQGGPGVAARVLTNLATAGAETPGFVLYPLTSFGMKMSGRFQPDPALKDYIVFRAAGFAASTQVNSVKAGYERLAEMARALGVRGKIDRWDIEHFAHSATWIRSNPLLLVRLTSHTGDMYENQFVYKLKIRSAASALLMLHALSLESHGSIDKFRSTLHVNNFQTLDIRHYLIGEGLPNGKISTRRVPMNVSPLDLVRLSDVAATISSEAMATSRMKRFETQIVAALKTVERGYFQHVNLTSKSKAQARFYKRLVTALDWFRQSFGSHANESEAVVALAVAFETLLTDSYQPGVADRMIRRVGICLKGFPRIAQYKQSVRDVYYARGSIVHTGELGQTANVANAQAAFTRCFCSIASRIASWTPTANDPMRNLLGDT from the coding sequence TTGGCAGCACCTAAAATTGCGATTGTTTCGACACCTAAAGGGAAGTCGATACAGCAATCCGAAAACTTTCTCGCAGCAAAACATAATCAACTGAGTTGTCTGGAGTCCGTCGAGGACCTTGTCCTCGATGAGACCAAGCTCAGCGAAGGCGATCGGCAGGCAATCGAGCACCACATCTTGAACATTCGCGCTGCTACCGCGCGGGCGCTGTGGTCGAAAGAAATATACGTCGGCCCTTCTCTCCTGGATGAGTTCGTATTCAGCACCGCCAAACAAGGGGGCCCTGGCGTCGCGGCCCGCGTGCTGACTAACCTCGCAACCGCAGGAGCGGAAACGCCCGGATTCGTCCTTTACCCCTTGACGAGCTTCGGCATGAAAATGTCCGGCCGGTTCCAGCCCGATCCAGCTCTGAAAGACTACATCGTCTTCCGAGCCGCGGGGTTCGCCGCGAGTACACAGGTCAATTCAGTCAAGGCTGGCTATGAGCGCCTCGCCGAGATGGCACGCGCACTCGGCGTCCGAGGAAAAATAGACCGGTGGGACATCGAGCACTTTGCTCATAGCGCGACCTGGATCCGCAGCAATCCCCTTCTGCTGGTACGACTTACGTCGCATACCGGCGACATGTACGAAAACCAGTTCGTCTATAAGCTCAAAATCCGATCGGCTGCTTCAGCACTACTGATGCTTCACGCACTTTCGCTCGAAAGCCATGGCTCGATCGACAAATTTCGTTCGACCTTGCACGTCAACAATTTTCAGACTCTCGATATTCGCCATTACCTGATCGGTGAGGGATTGCCGAATGGGAAGATCTCGACCCGACGAGTCCCCATGAATGTCTCCCCTCTCGATCTCGTTAGGCTGTCAGACGTCGCAGCTACGATCTCGAGTGAGGCAATGGCGACCTCGCGGATGAAGCGTTTCGAAACTCAGATTGTGGCCGCACTGAAGACCGTCGAGCGCGGCTATTTTCAACACGTCAACCTGACAAGCAAGTCCAAAGCCCAGGCGCGCTTTTACAAGCGCCTCGTCACGGCCCTCGATTGGTTCCGACAGTCGTTCGGCTCACATGCAAACGAGTCCGAAGCCGTCGTCGCGCTCGCCGTCGCGTTCGAGACGCTGCTCACGGACAGCTATCAGCCTGGCGTTGCGGACCGCATGATCCGACGCGTAGGCATTTGCCTGAAGGGCTTTCCTAGAATAGCACAATATAAGCAGAGTGTGCGTGACGTCTATTATGCCCGAGGTAGCATCGTTCACACCGGAGAGCTCGGGCAGACTGCCAATGTCGCCAACGCGCAAGCGGCATTTACGCGCTGTTTCTGCAGCATCGCCTCGCGTATTGCTTCATGGACACCCACAGCGAACGACCCGATGAGGAACCTGTTGGGCGACACGTGA
- a CDS encoding class II glutamine amidotransferase, translated as MSGVAGAVLLPSSHSQETVYDRLKHMLPKLALRGQAGFGLAAFMHEKRVQYTKSSRPPREFTTIDYHEQDADFRPRAAIAHIRSPSSREHDESDVQPVHNDQAGRRHLAISLDGALLNADELRKELLGQGYSFDGETDAELLLKLIERTCQNDYWCHALPVNHERLFREIDNCIDGAVSALLLDGEGNLIAFRNRYGLRPLEFMQTNDGFLLFASENCAFSGLQGNAEEILPGHIKYVNGRTGEWLDRSVCDARYNARLCAYETLYLGNPETSRRQTYLETRYNIGAALGKLIARRLTAEMGSAPIIISSMPRTGGPYADGLFASLAEEGAVIRRQEVIATQCSQRTLLGVVDERISLISQKYRVAEKDVAGSTIIMVDEALIRGDTSRAVTNMLLSAGAKAVHWAIGSPPIVAPNYYGMGIDTIDELAFWQIWKTLAPEQRKQSLRFHNIEPQMLRLIESTIAVSINAAAITYLPFQVLVSFLPQGHDGNDLSPFTFEMPTPAGQKRANRNLNKLIADLPSQNQPSPEVT; from the coding sequence ATGTCCGGTGTTGCTGGCGCTGTTCTGTTGCCTTCAAGTCATTCACAGGAGACGGTTTATGATCGGCTCAAGCACATGCTTCCGAAGCTTGCACTTCGCGGACAGGCGGGGTTTGGTCTTGCCGCCTTCATGCATGAAAAACGCGTTCAATATACAAAATCGTCTCGGCCGCCACGCGAATTTACAACGATCGACTATCATGAACAGGATGCCGATTTCAGGCCTCGCGCAGCGATTGCACACATTCGTAGTCCGTCTAGCAGAGAACACGACGAGAGCGACGTTCAGCCTGTTCACAACGATCAAGCCGGTCGCCGCCATTTGGCGATTTCTCTAGACGGGGCTTTGCTCAACGCTGATGAACTTAGGAAAGAATTGCTCGGTCAAGGGTATAGCTTCGACGGCGAAACGGATGCCGAGCTCTTGCTCAAGCTGATTGAGCGCACTTGTCAAAATGATTATTGGTGCCATGCTCTGCCGGTGAATCACGAAAGACTGTTTCGAGAGATAGATAACTGCATCGATGGCGCCGTCAGCGCACTCTTGTTGGATGGTGAAGGAAATCTCATTGCTTTCCGCAATCGATATGGTTTGCGACCTTTGGAATTCATGCAAACCAACGATGGCTTTCTGCTTTTTGCTTCGGAAAACTGTGCCTTTTCCGGCCTCCAAGGCAACGCGGAGGAAATTTTACCAGGCCACATCAAGTATGTGAACGGAAGAACAGGAGAATGGCTTGATCGCTCTGTGTGCGATGCTCGATATAACGCAAGGCTGTGCGCCTACGAAACGCTTTACCTGGGAAACCCCGAGACGTCGAGACGGCAAACTTATCTCGAAACCCGTTACAATATCGGAGCGGCTCTTGGTAAACTTATCGCGCGGAGACTGACAGCTGAAATGGGGTCCGCCCCTATCATCATTTCTTCCATGCCGCGAACCGGAGGGCCGTATGCTGACGGTCTGTTTGCATCATTAGCGGAGGAAGGCGCCGTCATCCGACGTCAGGAAGTCATCGCAACGCAATGTTCTCAACGGACGCTTTTAGGTGTCGTTGATGAGCGCATATCTCTTATTTCCCAAAAATATCGTGTCGCAGAGAAGGACGTTGCTGGCAGCACCATAATCATGGTCGATGAAGCTCTCATCCGCGGCGATACAAGTCGGGCCGTCACGAACATGCTCCTCTCCGCTGGAGCCAAGGCTGTGCATTGGGCAATCGGTTCACCGCCTATAGTGGCGCCAAATTACTACGGCATGGGTATCGATACGATAGATGAGTTGGCGTTCTGGCAAATATGGAAAACTCTGGCACCCGAACAGCGGAAGCAAAGCCTGCGTTTTCATAATATTGAACCGCAAATGCTTAGGCTCATTGAAAGCACAATTGCGGTCTCCATCAACGCTGCGGCCATCACTTATCTCCCCTTCCAAGTGCTCGTATCCTTCCTTCCGCAAGGGCATGATGGAAACGATTTGTCGCCGTTTACGTTCGAGATGCCAACTCCGGCGGGGCAAAAACGCGCGAACAGGAACTTGAACAAGTTGATCGCCGACCTTCCCTCCCAGAATCAGCCGTCGCCTGAGGTCACATGA
- a CDS encoding DUF2604 domain-containing protein, translating into MKSEKKSGGDHGAHLVEITMIVNGQPIVIKTIEQQPLRVARQKGMEETKNLAQPPENWGSKTKRASCWLRS; encoded by the coding sequence ATGAAAAGCGAGAAGAAGTCGGGAGGTGATCATGGCGCCCACCTCGTCGAAATCACAATGATTGTGAACGGTCAGCCTATCGTGATTAAGACGATAGAGCAGCAGCCGCTGCGTGTGGCCCGCCAAAAGGGGATGGAGGAAACCAAGAACCTGGCTCAGCCGCCTGAGAATTGGGGATCAAAAACGAAGCGGGCGAGCTGCTGGCTGAGGAGCTGA